Proteins from one Planctomyces sp. SH-PL62 genomic window:
- a CDS encoding family 16 glycoside hydrolase produces MRRLIGLFAVCLVALPSPPSSRGQTPADFAQTAAYVASLQNPDGGFGPSPGQPSSLGSTNSAARILRYVGGSIPDVLGCIRYVKSCRADGGFAPTPGGKPDSLSTSLGLLAVGELKIADRELIDGAVAYFHEHAKESEQVRMAIAGLEAVEAKSPDMAAWVEQIEKIGNPDGTIDGGPEQAFKAGTVAATVLRTGGSLKNREALIAAMKSGQRDDGGWSKDAGPSDLGSSYRIMRALYMLKEKPDLDRLRGFIAHCRKADGTYSATPDGQGSLSATYMASILTYWSRLLDGEPPVVETAGYVSLFNGRDLDGWEGDETVWSARDGMIVGKSAGLDHNVFLAYKQPFRDFVLSLSFRVIDGKGNSGVQLRSVRVPGTEMSGYQADIGDGYWGSLYDESRRNRTLVKGSPEALAKLNKAGWNHYVVRAFGDRITIYLNGAVAVDYKETDPAIARDGLLALQVHSGDPMEVQFKDVMIQRAPSPDAADPKTPGFHVRSVATEQGDYKYTIYVPEGYDGSRTYPAILFLHGAGERGDDGTLVAQVGLGPAIVQRGDIPAIVVFPQARKTWQAGSDDAKAALKALDEVVKEYRVDPDRIVLTGLSMGGMGTWSLAAQDPEKFAALVPICGPGRVEDVERYLKVPIRGFVGDADSPRLHLGMRTLIEALRAAGARPDYTEYRGVGHNSWDRAYNDPATIDWMLAQKRP; encoded by the coding sequence ATGAGACGTTTGATCGGATTGTTCGCCGTCTGCCTCGTCGCGCTTCCGTCACCGCCGTCGTCCCGGGGGCAGACCCCGGCCGACTTCGCGCAGACGGCCGCTTACGTCGCCTCGCTCCAGAATCCGGACGGGGGGTTCGGTCCGTCGCCCGGCCAGCCTTCCAGCCTCGGCTCGACGAACAGCGCCGCGAGGATCCTCCGTTATGTCGGCGGCTCGATCCCCGACGTCCTAGGCTGCATCCGATACGTGAAGTCCTGCCGAGCGGACGGCGGGTTCGCCCCGACGCCGGGCGGGAAGCCCGACTCGCTCTCGACCTCGCTCGGGCTGCTCGCGGTGGGCGAGTTGAAAATCGCCGATCGGGAGTTGATCGATGGGGCCGTCGCCTACTTCCACGAGCACGCCAAGGAGAGCGAGCAGGTTCGCATGGCCATCGCGGGCCTGGAAGCCGTCGAGGCCAAATCGCCCGACATGGCGGCCTGGGTCGAGCAGATCGAGAAGATCGGCAACCCTGACGGGACAATCGACGGCGGCCCCGAGCAGGCTTTCAAGGCCGGCACCGTGGCCGCAACCGTGCTCCGAACCGGCGGAAGCCTCAAGAACCGCGAGGCCCTCATCGCCGCCATGAAGTCCGGTCAGCGCGACGACGGCGGCTGGTCGAAGGATGCAGGCCCCTCGGATCTGGGGAGCTCCTACCGCATCATGCGAGCCCTCTACATGCTCAAGGAGAAGCCCGACCTGGATCGCCTGCGAGGCTTCATCGCCCATTGCCGCAAGGCGGACGGGACCTACTCGGCCACGCCCGACGGCCAGGGGAGCCTGAGCGCCACGTACATGGCGTCGATTCTGACTTACTGGTCGCGGTTGCTCGACGGCGAGCCGCCGGTCGTCGAGACCGCCGGGTACGTTTCGCTTTTCAATGGTCGCGACCTCGACGGCTGGGAGGGGGACGAGACGGTCTGGTCGGCGCGCGACGGGATGATCGTCGGCAAGTCGGCGGGCCTGGATCATAATGTGTTCCTGGCTTACAAGCAGCCGTTCCGCGACTTCGTCCTCTCCCTGTCGTTTCGCGTGATCGACGGCAAGGGGAACAGCGGCGTGCAGCTTCGGAGCGTCCGCGTGCCGGGGACCGAGATGTCCGGCTACCAGGCCGATATCGGCGACGGTTACTGGGGAAGCCTCTATGATGAGTCCCGCCGCAACAGGACGCTGGTGAAGGGCTCACCGGAGGCGCTGGCGAAGCTGAACAAGGCCGGCTGGAACCACTACGTCGTCCGCGCGTTCGGCGACCGCATCACGATCTACCTCAACGGTGCCGTTGCGGTCGATTACAAGGAGACCGATCCGGCGATCGCCCGTGACGGCCTCCTCGCGCTCCAGGTCCACTCCGGCGACCCGATGGAGGTGCAGTTCAAGGACGTGATGATCCAGCGCGCGCCCTCACCCGATGCGGCCGACCCCAAGACGCCGGGCTTCCACGTGCGGAGCGTCGCGACCGAGCAGGGGGACTACAAGTACACGATCTACGTCCCCGAAGGTTATGACGGCTCCAGGACCTATCCCGCCATCCTCTTCCTTCACGGCGCCGGCGAACGCGGCGACGACGGGACGCTCGTGGCGCAGGTGGGCCTGGGACCGGCCATCGTCCAGCGCGGGGATATTCCGGCGATCGTGGTCTTCCCCCAGGCCCGCAAGACCTGGCAGGCCGGTTCCGACGACGCCAAAGCGGCCCTGAAGGCGCTTGACGAGGTGGTGAAGGAGTATCGCGTGGATCCTGATCGGATCGTCTTGACGGGCCTCTCGATGGGAGGAATGGGGACCTGGAGCCTCGCCGCTCAGGACCCCGAGAAGTTCGCGGCGCTCGTGCCCATCTGCGGCCCCGGCCGGGTCGAGGACGTCGAACGCTACCTCAAGGTCCCGATCCGCGGGTTCGTCGGCGACGCCGATTCGCCGAGGCTCCACCTGGGCATGCGGACGCTCATCGAGGCCCTCCGCGCCGCGGGGGCCCGCCCGGACTACACCGAGTATCGCGGCGTGGGCCATAATAGCTGGGATCGCGCCTACAACGATCCCGCGACCATCGACTGGATGCTCGCCCAGAAGCGGCCTTGA
- the tyrS gene encoding tyrosine--tRNA ligase: MLDVASQLDILRRGVEQIVPEADFLKKLERSVRENRPLRVKYGIDPTGIDVHLGHTVPLRKLRQFQDLGHTAVVIIGDYTAMVGDPSGRDKTRDALTKEQVDANARDYLKQVGRIIDLDRAEVHHNGDWFGKWSFLDVLDLMRRMTLGQISAREDFAKRIAEEKPVYLHECMYPLMQGWDSVEINADVELGGTEQLFSLMVARQLQPIRSQDPQVAMTMPILVGTDGVRRMGKSLGNYIGVADSADEMFGKIMSVPDEPMAQYFTLLTDLPTEQVKELLAPGANPRDAKEVLAKTVIAQYHDAEAADQAAAAFRRRASGEDPLEIPVAHLSADKLDAEGRIAAPTLIKEIGFESSTSNARRVIEGGGFNVGPRRETITDPKAMVYVSDGLVVRVGKRKIAEIRLV, translated from the coding sequence ATGCTGGACGTCGCAAGCCAACTGGATATCCTCCGCCGAGGGGTCGAGCAGATCGTCCCCGAGGCCGACTTCCTCAAGAAACTGGAACGATCGGTCCGCGAGAACCGTCCCTTGCGCGTCAAGTACGGGATCGATCCGACCGGCATCGACGTCCACCTGGGTCACACGGTTCCGCTTCGCAAGCTCCGGCAGTTCCAGGACCTCGGCCACACCGCCGTCGTCATCATCGGCGACTACACGGCGATGGTGGGCGACCCGTCGGGACGCGACAAGACCCGCGACGCCCTCACCAAGGAGCAGGTCGACGCCAACGCCCGCGACTACCTCAAGCAGGTCGGACGGATCATCGACCTCGACCGCGCCGAGGTCCATCACAACGGCGACTGGTTCGGCAAGTGGTCGTTCCTGGACGTCCTCGACCTGATGCGACGGATGACCCTGGGACAGATCTCGGCGCGGGAAGACTTCGCCAAGCGGATCGCCGAGGAGAAGCCGGTCTATCTCCACGAATGTATGTACCCCTTGATGCAAGGCTGGGACTCGGTCGAGATCAACGCCGACGTCGAGCTGGGCGGGACCGAACAGCTTTTCAGCCTGATGGTGGCCCGTCAGCTCCAACCGATCCGGTCGCAAGATCCCCAGGTGGCCATGACCATGCCGATCCTGGTCGGCACGGACGGCGTCCGACGGATGGGCAAGAGCCTGGGCAACTACATCGGCGTGGCCGACTCGGCCGACGAGATGTTCGGCAAGATCATGAGCGTCCCCGACGAACCGATGGCGCAGTACTTCACCCTCCTGACGGACCTCCCGACTGAGCAGGTGAAGGAACTCCTCGCACCCGGAGCCAACCCGAGGGACGCCAAGGAGGTTCTCGCGAAGACGGTCATCGCCCAGTATCACGACGCGGAGGCGGCCGACCAGGCCGCCGCCGCATTCCGCCGACGGGCCTCGGGCGAGGACCCTCTGGAGATCCCTGTCGCCCACCTCTCGGCCGACAAGCTCGACGCCGAGGGCCGGATCGCCGCCCCCACCCTGATCAAGGAGATCGGCTTCGAATCGAGCACCTCGAACGCCCGTCGCGTGATCGAGGGGGGCGGGTTCAACGTCGGCCCGCGTCGCGAGACCATCACCGATCCGAAGGCGATGGTTTATGTGAGCGACGGCCTCGTGGTCCGGGTCGGCAAGCGGAAGATCGCCGAGATCCGCCTCGTCTGA
- a CDS encoding lysophospholipid acyltransferase family protein produces MARRKVKRPWLDYLVYLAVRTLVFAVQSLSISQSYALARFLGWVLYKVDRRHRLVGLENLRTAYGDQMTEEERDAVVRGVYRHFCMMLMEIFHTPKTINLENYRRYISLVGHPAVLDRMISREPMILLTGHYGNWEIAGYLFGLFGFPTWSVARTLDNPYLERYLRSFRESTGQRMIPKAGGYDQIVEVLESRRVLSMLADQDAGQRGMFVDFFGRQASTHKAIALLAIEHNAPVVVGVARRVGPGFRYEMRCAQIIEPGEFTGGADDARLLTQRYTSALEELIRQDPSQYLWLHRRWKHQPIARKKAARPETVRSEVAAG; encoded by the coding sequence ATGGCCCGCCGCAAGGTCAAACGCCCCTGGCTGGATTACCTCGTCTACCTGGCCGTGCGGACGCTCGTCTTCGCCGTACAGTCCCTCTCCATCTCCCAGTCATATGCGCTGGCGCGGTTCCTGGGGTGGGTGCTGTACAAGGTCGACAGGCGGCATCGTCTCGTCGGGCTGGAAAATCTCCGCACGGCCTACGGCGATCAAATGACGGAGGAGGAGAGGGACGCGGTCGTCCGGGGGGTCTATCGGCACTTCTGCATGATGCTGATGGAGATCTTCCACACCCCCAAGACGATCAACCTGGAGAACTACCGCCGGTACATCTCGCTCGTCGGTCATCCGGCGGTGCTGGACCGGATGATCAGCCGCGAGCCGATGATCCTCCTGACCGGCCATTACGGCAACTGGGAGATCGCCGGCTACCTGTTCGGCCTGTTCGGCTTCCCGACTTGGTCGGTCGCCCGGACGCTCGACAACCCGTACCTCGAACGCTACCTGCGCTCGTTCCGCGAGAGCACCGGCCAGCGGATGATCCCCAAGGCCGGCGGTTACGATCAGATCGTCGAGGTCCTGGAATCGCGCAGGGTCCTCTCGATGCTGGCCGATCAGGACGCGGGCCAGCGCGGCATGTTCGTCGACTTCTTCGGCCGACAGGCCTCGACCCACAAGGCCATCGCGCTGCTGGCGATCGAGCACAACGCCCCCGTCGTCGTCGGCGTGGCCCGCCGGGTCGGCCCCGGGTTCCGTTATGAGATGCGTTGCGCCCAGATCATCGAGCCCGGCGAGTTCACCGGAGGGGCCGACGACGCCCGGCTCCTCACCCAGCGCTACACCAGCGCCCTGGAAGAACTGATCCGCCAGGACCCCAGCCAGTATCTCTGGCTCCATCGTCGCTGGAAGCACCAGCCCATCGCTCGCAAGAAGGCGGCGAGGCCCGAAACGGTCCGCTCCGAGGTCGCCGCCGGCTGA
- a CDS encoding ComEC/Rec2 family competence protein, producing MGAALLGLTMLLGSPQGRASEVDAAGGLQIYFIDVQGGAATLVVTPERESILIDTGWPGEGDRDPERIVKALKDAGCDRIDHLVTTHWHMDHYGGVAGLAKRVPIGRFWDRGLPEDGVAGQVFPDGPKPDDPLGIAYREASRGKRGVLKPGDALPLRGDVSAVVLAASGHVVEAPAGAPADPACDSAPEDMPRDGSDNALSIVLRFRLGKFDFLDCGDLTWNLERKLVCPVDLVGKIDLYQVTHHGQDISNHPTLLQTIAPTVAIMNNGPRKGGSAATVQRLREVPSIQAAYQLHRNAETAEGENTSPELIANPDPAGGRYIHVSVPADGSSFKVRLGADGAERTFETH from the coding sequence ATGGGCGCGGCCCTATTGGGCCTCACCATGCTCCTCGGCTCGCCCCAAGGGCGTGCTTCGGAGGTCGATGCGGCGGGAGGCCTGCAGATCTATTTCATCGACGTCCAGGGGGGGGCGGCGACGCTCGTCGTGACGCCGGAGCGAGAGTCGATCCTGATCGACACCGGATGGCCCGGCGAGGGGGATCGCGACCCTGAACGGATCGTCAAGGCCCTCAAGGACGCCGGCTGCGATCGGATCGACCATCTGGTCACCACGCACTGGCACATGGACCATTACGGCGGCGTCGCCGGCCTGGCGAAGCGGGTCCCGATCGGCCGTTTCTGGGATCGCGGGCTCCCCGAGGACGGCGTGGCCGGACAGGTTTTCCCGGACGGACCCAAGCCGGATGATCCGCTGGGCATCGCCTATCGCGAGGCGTCGCGAGGGAAGCGGGGGGTCCTGAAGCCGGGCGACGCCTTGCCCCTTCGCGGCGACGTCTCGGCGGTCGTCCTGGCAGCCTCGGGCCACGTCGTCGAGGCCCCGGCGGGCGCTCCCGCGGACCCCGCGTGCGATTCCGCCCCCGAGGACATGCCCCGAGACGGGTCGGACAACGCACTCAGCATCGTCCTGAGGTTCCGACTCGGGAAGTTCGACTTCCTGGACTGCGGCGACCTGACGTGGAACCTCGAGCGAAAGCTCGTCTGCCCCGTGGATCTGGTGGGCAAGATCGACCTGTATCAGGTCACCCACCACGGCCAGGACATCTCGAATCATCCCACGCTCTTGCAAACGATCGCCCCGACCGTCGCGATCATGAACAACGGCCCTCGCAAGGGGGGATCGGCCGCCACCGTTCAGAGGCTTCGCGAGGTTCCGTCGATCCAGGCCGCCTACCAGTTGCATCGCAACGCGGAAACGGCCGAGGGCGAGAACACCTCGCCCGAGTTGATCGCCAACCCCGATCCGGCCGGAGGCCGCTACATCCACGTTTCGGTTCCCGCCGACGGTTCCAGCTTCAAGGTACGGCTCGGTGCGGACGGCGCCGAACGGACCTTTGAAACCCACTGA
- a CDS encoding Gfo/Idh/MocA family protein, which produces MAEHGIGIIGCGMIAEFHTRAINEIDGARVVAAYSRSRANAEKIAGLAGHACHLYDDLDAMLRRPDLDVVCVCTPSGAHMEPAVQAARAGKHVIVEKPLEVDLARCDAIIKACDDAGVRLCAIFPSRFSPANRRLKEAIDGGRFGRLTLGDTHVKWWRTQEYYDSGGWRGTWRLDGGGALMNQAIHNVDLLYWLMGDVESVVAQTATLAHVRIEVEDTAVASVRFKNGALGVIQAATSAYPGLSKRIEIHGDRGSARIEQDDVTLWDFQEKLPSDNILLAAIAGRSSGNSGASDPRGIAHIGHRDQIADFLEAIDEGRDAFVDGREGRKSVEIIRAVYHSAREGRAVQLPLSDDPPSF; this is translated from the coding sequence ATGGCCGAGCACGGAATCGGGATCATCGGATGCGGCATGATCGCGGAGTTCCACACCCGCGCGATCAACGAGATCGACGGGGCCCGCGTCGTCGCCGCGTACAGCCGGTCGCGGGCGAACGCCGAGAAGATCGCCGGCCTCGCCGGGCACGCCTGCCACCTTTATGACGACCTCGACGCCATGCTCCGCCGGCCGGACCTGGACGTCGTCTGCGTCTGCACGCCCAGCGGGGCCCACATGGAGCCGGCCGTCCAGGCGGCCCGCGCGGGCAAGCACGTCATCGTCGAGAAGCCGCTGGAGGTGGACCTCGCCCGCTGCGACGCCATCATCAAGGCCTGCGACGACGCCGGGGTCCGGCTCTGCGCGATCTTCCCCTCCCGCTTCTCGCCCGCCAACCGTCGCCTCAAGGAGGCGATCGACGGCGGGCGTTTCGGCCGGTTGACCCTGGGCGACACCCACGTCAAATGGTGGCGGACCCAGGAATACTACGACTCCGGCGGCTGGCGGGGGACCTGGCGGCTCGACGGCGGCGGCGCCCTGATGAATCAGGCGATCCACAACGTCGACCTCCTCTACTGGTTGATGGGAGACGTCGAGTCGGTCGTCGCCCAGACCGCGACCCTGGCCCACGTCCGGATCGAGGTCGAGGACACCGCGGTCGCGAGCGTCCGCTTCAAGAACGGGGCTCTGGGGGTGATCCAGGCGGCCACGAGCGCCTACCCCGGTCTGTCGAAGCGGATCGAGATCCACGGCGACCGAGGCTCGGCGCGGATCGAGCAGGACGACGTGACGCTCTGGGATTTCCAGGAGAAGCTCCCCAGCGACAACATCCTCCTCGCCGCCATCGCCGGCCGGTCCTCCGGCAACTCGGGGGCCAGTGACCCGCGAGGGATCGCCCACATCGGCCACCGCGATCAGATCGCCGACTTCCTGGAGGCGATCGACGAGGGGCGAGACGCGTTCGTCGACGGTCGCGAGGGCCGCAAGTCCGTCGAGATCATCCGGGCCGTCTATCACTCGGCCCGCGAAGGCCGGGCCGTCCAGCTCCCTCTCTCGGACGACCCGCCGTCGTTCTGA
- a CDS encoding amidohydrolase family protein — MSRPSPTIPHVRSRGAVRLAHLFALAAIVLSPHAIRAADDGAADFPAAYAVKGAKLFIAPGKVVDDGVLVVRDGLIEAAGPGSEVPIPFDAEVIEGKNLFVYPGFIDLYSTTGQKAGVERSTTGRGKPVDLSETTLAETPADNRKGLTPEFLVADGLELGEGVAAPRRRLGFTDLLTAPAGAIATGRSAFVSLTGLPRRDALLRSPVALHIQLAPPSDPASGAGQPSPGQRSRGGARDGGAENPFPRVLMGAVAHLRQAMSDAEHHQKMLAYEKDHGGAPVPDDPTLEVLAEARAKTLPVWWQAETRDEIHRALDLAREFGTSAVIVGGREAYKVVDRLKSEKVPVVLRLDFPEEPKVPTEDEFRKRPPAQRDEPLRVVAEFKGDWKSRVGTAALLAREGVPFALGTEGVDKLDNVPARLRALIAEGLTPDQALDALTRSAATLVGLDKRLGTLEPGKLAHIAIFSAPFQDEKAKVRYTFIDGRKFEVKADDQPGGRRGQPAPSGDRPAPDADKDEEAKEPKPQPPKADEEKDEPSKDEKAKDEKPNDEKKDEPPAPPFVDVATELDSDRRPQIKTGGDVLIKDAVILTGTKATIAKGSILIEKGKIKAIGPDATAAPGIAVIEAEGLVAVPGAIDTHSHIAVQGSVNEFSLSVVPDVRIKDVITGDDVSIYRALAGGTTTARVLHGSANTIGGQDAVIKLKYGLPGRELIQWDGPQGVKFALGENVTRSTGRFPNTRMGVESVISGAFEQALAYKRKWKDYNDKLAAGGPKVGPPPRRDFRLEALERMLDGTIKINSHCYRADEILMLLQTAERYGVRVQSLQHVLEGYKVAAEIAAHGAHASTFSDWWAYKIEAFDAIPFNAMLMSRAGVAVSIKSDSEELIRHLYHEAAKMVKYGGATEEQALAFVTINPALELGRENRIGSLEIGKDGDVALFNGHPFDAFARCEMTLIDGEVYFQRSPAKNGEAATRPGDPMKMPAAPEPPREPDLTITPQPKRSYALLGATLHPVSGPAIENGVLAIVDGKIAAIGPAGTPVPPEAQTIEIKGLDVWPGMIDAGTTVGLAEVGSLGETHDFADASRYQPELRAGTALKADSEHIPVTRANGVLAGLIEPSGGVISGQAALADFHGWVPREMAMVEAAALSVKIPRFNRRPVGSQSRQGSDDADPNAARKEQLESLKQEFLKARRYDEVVAEARAKGLSAPKVDPRLEALAPYAKGEKLVVFHADERVEILDALALIKELKLKAAISGAADAWKATREIKESGVPVLVAGTLNVPSRDYDPYDAAYANPARLHAAGIAFAIRSAPGASSPRNSRLLPYEAATAAAFGLPEDEALKAVTLAPAQILGVADQLGSLETGKSANVVVTAGHLLQPTTSVRLLFINGDPVTPDSRHTELYEKYSRHLEEVRSGRSPMGLERPPAARVVPDRAAGAP; from the coding sequence ATGAGCCGCCCGTCCCCAACAATCCCGCACGTTCGATCCCGGGGGGCCGTCCGGCTCGCCCACCTTTTCGCGCTCGCCGCGATCGTCCTCAGCCCGCACGCGATCCGGGCGGCGGACGACGGAGCCGCCGACTTCCCCGCCGCCTACGCCGTGAAAGGCGCCAAGCTCTTCATCGCCCCGGGCAAGGTCGTCGACGACGGCGTTCTCGTGGTCCGCGACGGCCTGATCGAGGCGGCCGGGCCCGGTTCGGAAGTCCCCATCCCGTTCGACGCCGAGGTGATCGAGGGGAAGAATCTGTTCGTCTACCCGGGCTTCATCGACCTCTACTCGACGACCGGGCAGAAAGCGGGCGTGGAACGCTCGACGACGGGGCGCGGAAAGCCCGTCGACCTGTCCGAGACGACGCTCGCCGAGACGCCGGCCGACAACCGAAAGGGGCTCACGCCGGAGTTCCTGGTCGCAGACGGGCTCGAACTCGGCGAGGGGGTCGCCGCCCCCCGCCGCCGCCTCGGTTTCACGGACCTGCTCACCGCCCCGGCCGGTGCGATCGCGACCGGCCGAAGCGCGTTCGTGAGCCTCACCGGCCTCCCTCGCCGCGACGCCTTGCTTCGCTCGCCCGTCGCCCTGCACATCCAACTTGCACCGCCGTCCGATCCGGCGTCGGGCGCCGGCCAGCCCTCTCCCGGCCAGCGGAGTCGCGGCGGGGCCCGAGATGGTGGGGCCGAGAACCCCTTCCCCCGCGTGCTGATGGGGGCGGTCGCGCATCTGAGGCAGGCCATGAGCGACGCCGAGCATCATCAAAAAATGCTGGCGTATGAGAAGGATCACGGAGGAGCGCCCGTGCCGGACGATCCGACGCTTGAGGTCCTCGCCGAAGCCCGCGCGAAGACTCTCCCGGTCTGGTGGCAGGCCGAGACCCGCGACGAGATCCACCGGGCCCTCGACCTGGCCCGGGAGTTCGGCACCTCGGCCGTCATCGTCGGCGGTCGCGAGGCTTACAAGGTCGTCGACCGTTTGAAGTCCGAGAAGGTCCCCGTCGTGCTCCGCCTGGACTTCCCCGAGGAACCCAAGGTTCCGACCGAGGACGAATTCCGCAAGCGTCCCCCCGCCCAACGCGACGAGCCGCTCCGCGTCGTCGCCGAGTTCAAGGGGGACTGGAAGTCGCGAGTTGGTACGGCCGCGCTGCTGGCCAGGGAGGGCGTCCCGTTCGCGCTGGGAACGGAAGGGGTCGACAAGCTGGACAACGTCCCGGCCAGGCTTCGCGCGCTGATCGCCGAGGGGCTGACCCCGGACCAGGCCCTCGACGCCCTGACCCGAAGTGCGGCGACGCTGGTCGGGCTGGATAAGCGGCTTGGAACCCTGGAGCCCGGCAAGCTCGCCCACATCGCCATCTTTTCGGCGCCCTTCCAGGACGAGAAAGCCAAGGTCAGGTACACCTTCATCGACGGTCGCAAATTCGAGGTCAAGGCGGACGATCAGCCGGGCGGCCGTCGCGGTCAGCCGGCCCCCTCCGGCGATCGACCCGCGCCCGACGCCGACAAGGACGAGGAGGCGAAGGAGCCGAAGCCGCAACCTCCCAAGGCCGACGAGGAGAAAGACGAGCCATCCAAGGACGAGAAAGCCAAGGATGAGAAACCCAACGACGAGAAGAAAGACGAGCCCCCCGCCCCGCCCTTCGTCGACGTCGCGACCGAGCTGGACTCGGATCGTCGGCCGCAAATCAAGACGGGGGGCGACGTCCTCATCAAGGACGCCGTGATCCTCACGGGGACGAAAGCGACGATCGCGAAGGGATCGATCCTGATCGAGAAGGGCAAGATCAAGGCGATCGGCCCCGACGCGACCGCCGCGCCCGGCATCGCCGTCATCGAGGCCGAAGGGCTCGTGGCGGTCCCCGGCGCGATCGACACGCATTCGCACATCGCGGTCCAGGGGAGCGTCAATGAATTCAGCCTCTCGGTCGTCCCCGACGTCCGGATCAAGGACGTGATCACCGGCGACGACGTCTCGATCTATCGGGCGCTCGCCGGCGGCACGACGACCGCCCGCGTCCTCCACGGATCGGCGAACACGATCGGCGGACAGGACGCCGTCATCAAATTGAAGTACGGCCTGCCGGGTCGCGAGCTGATCCAGTGGGACGGACCCCAGGGCGTGAAGTTCGCCCTCGGCGAGAACGTCACCCGCTCGACGGGCCGGTTCCCAAACACGCGAATGGGCGTCGAGTCGGTGATCAGCGGCGCGTTCGAGCAGGCCCTCGCCTACAAGCGGAAGTGGAAGGACTACAACGACAAGCTCGCCGCAGGGGGACCCAAGGTCGGCCCGCCGCCGCGTCGAGACTTCCGGCTCGAAGCCCTGGAACGGATGCTCGACGGCACGATCAAGATCAACAGCCACTGCTACCGCGCCGACGAGATCCTGATGCTCCTGCAAACGGCCGAGCGCTACGGCGTCCGCGTGCAGTCGCTCCAGCACGTCCTGGAAGGGTACAAGGTCGCCGCCGAGATCGCCGCCCACGGCGCCCATGCATCAACCTTTTCCGATTGGTGGGCTTACAAGATCGAGGCCTTCGACGCGATCCCGTTCAACGCGATGTTGATGTCCAGGGCCGGGGTCGCCGTCAGCATCAAGAGCGACAGCGAGGAGCTGATCCGCCACCTCTACCACGAGGCCGCCAAGATGGTGAAGTACGGCGGCGCGACCGAGGAGCAGGCGCTCGCGTTCGTCACGATCAACCCCGCGCTCGAGCTGGGGCGCGAGAATCGCATCGGCTCGCTGGAGATCGGCAAGGACGGAGACGTCGCCCTCTTCAACGGCCATCCGTTCGACGCTTTCGCAAGATGCGAGATGACTCTGATCGACGGCGAGGTCTACTTCCAGCGCTCTCCCGCGAAGAACGGCGAGGCCGCGACCCGTCCCGGCGACCCGATGAAGATGCCCGCAGCGCCGGAACCCCCGCGTGAACCGGACCTGACGATCACCCCGCAGCCCAAGCGGTCCTACGCGCTCCTCGGTGCCACGCTGCACCCGGTGAGCGGCCCCGCGATCGAGAACGGCGTGCTGGCGATCGTCGACGGCAAGATCGCCGCCATCGGACCGGCGGGGACGCCCGTCCCCCCCGAGGCCCAGACGATCGAGATCAAGGGGCTGGACGTGTGGCCCGGGATGATCGACGCCGGGACCACCGTCGGGCTGGCGGAGGTCGGGAGCCTCGGCGAGACCCACGACTTCGCCGACGCCAGCCGCTATCAACCCGAGCTTCGCGCCGGGACGGCCCTCAAGGCCGACAGCGAGCATATCCCGGTCACCCGGGCCAACGGGGTCCTTGCGGGCCTGATCGAACCTTCGGGCGGCGTCATCTCCGGCCAGGCGGCGCTCGCCGACTTCCACGGCTGGGTCCCCCGCGAGATGGCGATGGTCGAGGCGGCCGCGCTCTCGGTCAAGATCCCGCGCTTCAATCGTCGGCCGGTCGGCTCCCAGTCTCGGCAGGGCTCCGACGACGCCGATCCCAACGCGGCCCGCAAGGAGCAACTCGAGTCGCTCAAGCAGGAGTTCCTCAAGGCCAGGCGGTACGACGAGGTCGTCGCCGAGGCGCGGGCGAAGGGGCTTTCCGCTCCCAAGGTCGATCCTCGGCTCGAAGCCCTCGCCCCCTACGCCAAGGGGGAGAAGCTCGTCGTCTTTCACGCCGACGAGCGGGTGGAGATCCTCGACGCCCTGGCTCTCATCAAGGAATTGAAGTTGAAAGCGGCGATCTCCGGCGCGGCCGACGCCTGGAAGGCGACCAGGGAGATCAAGGAGTCCGGCGTCCCCGTCCTGGTGGCCGGAACGCTGAACGTCCCGAGCCGGGACTACGATCCCTATGACGCGGCCTACGCCAATCCGGCCAGGCTCCATGCGGCGGGGATCGCGTTCGCCATCCGTTCGGCGCCAGGGGCGAGCTCACCGCGAAACAGTCGGCTCCTGCCCTACGAGGCGGCGACGGCGGCGGCGTTCGGGCTGCCCGAGGATGAGGCCCTCAAGGCGGTCACGCTGGCCCCTGCACAGATCCTCGGCGTCGCCGATCAACTCGGGTCGCTGGAGACCGGCAAGAGCGCCAACGTGGTCGTGACGGCGGGCCATCTGCTCCAACCGACGACGTCGGTGCGGCTCCTCTTCATCAACGGCGACCCGGTGACGCCGGACAGCCGCCACACCGAACTGTATGAGAAATACAGTCGGCACCTTGAGGAAGTCCGATCGGGCCGATCTCCGATGGGGCTCGAACGGCCGCCGGCCGCCCGTGTCGTCCCGGATCGGGCGGCGGGAGCGCCCTGA